In Mercenaria mercenaria strain notata unplaced genomic scaffold, MADL_Memer_1 contig_955, whole genome shotgun sequence, the DNA window agcccctgtgaccttggcctttaatcgagtgaccccaaaatcaataaggatcatccactctgtaagtcttttcttcctatgaagtttcaacattctgggttaaatGGTTGTcaggttattgatcggaattggttttccatgttctggcccctttGACATTGACCATGGGACCTCAAAaccgataggggtcatctactctggaTGTCCtgtcatcctataaagtttcaacattctggttcaagtggttgtcaagctattgattggaaatggttctatatgttcaggcccctgtgaccttgacctttgatggagtgaccccaaaaacaataggggtcatctagtctgcatatcaaatcatcctatgaagtttaaacattctgggtcaagtggctctcaagttaacGGGCCCACTAAAggaacatttttgtaaagtttggttgaaactgGCTTAGTGGTTTATTAGGAGATGTTCTGTAAAGAAATTGTGGATGACGGACAGACAACAGTACTGACATCCAacaatcctaaaagctcaccatgagcactccgtgctcaggtgagctaaaaagcaatctGTCTGTATCAGATCCGTTGTTCTACAAGGTTGCCGATTACTTTCTTGCCGACACAGAAATGTAAAGGAATGTTTATGATTTCACTTTCATGAAAGTTGCCACTTTATCTAATGGAATATGATAGTCTCTAATCCAAGTCCCAGCTTCCACCTCGACATCATTCATCATGTCTTTCCATTTTCCCTGTGGAATGTAAATATCTCTCTGCGTCTTCCCTTCACTTACTATAGGAGCGACTAGCAAAGTATCCCCTATAAGGTATTCATCATCTACTGTCAATGAGGTTGCGTCTTGTGGGTCTGTCCACCAAAGTGGCTGAATGACAGGGGTACCTGAAATCATCAATTATACAGATATGTGGAACATTTACATTAATTCACTCATTAGTCAGTCCAAAACCTTTCACCTACCAAGATGATCTAACACCGCCATTAGCTTGGTTTAataattttaggattttccaAATGGCATAGTACAAGACTCATGCCTCAGAAATTCTGTACTCGATAACATTTCATGTACAGTTAGGCACCTCACTCCTACTTTGCATTTTCTACTCGACCTCTCCTACAATTTTAATAATAAGAATTACTCTTCATTTTTTTACCATCTGATTCTCTATTAAGTTGGCTTTTTCATTCATACATTAACAAGCTTCAGTGGTAGACCAGTCAATGTTATGTGTGCAACATATATGACTTAactttcttttgtaaaaaaacttATGTATGGCATAGCCCAAACAAGATAGAATTAATAAACCGACCAGCGGCACAAAAGTTCACAATTTCTCTTCCATGGATGCCCTTCCAAAATGACTAGTTACAAGCCAATTATGACGTGGCAAGACTATGACCGACATCTAAAATTTCGGAGATACAAACTTACCAATATGCTCAAACTCTCTTGCTGCTTTGATAACCAATGGAGCTACGATTTctttatgttgttttgtaaacTGTTTTGCAATGGTTACAACTTCTGCATCATACAACCATGGAGGGTATGAGAACATCATACATGGCATATAGGCAGCTATACCCATCCATCTTATATATAACTCTCGATCAGGCTTGATCCTTTCTGTGTAAGATTCATTTATCACTTTCAATGTACCCATACCTCCTATAGTGTTTGGAATCACAAATGGGTATCCAAGCACACCAAGGGTCAGTACAGATGGAATGAGACTTTTAAGTCCACCGGCGTTTCCCCAGGATGATAGTTGACCAGGTAACTGTATGAATAAAGCACCTTTCTGACTCTTTGATGCAAAAGTAGAAAATACTGTCAAGTCCATCTTTTCGCTTATACTTGAAGCAAAACGTCTGGAAAACTTCTCAATATCCACAGAgttaaaaacattatttgaaaaattataataatCTGAAACTCCACCAATCAAATGAAATCCATTAATGCCAAATTCCTTTTTCAGTTcctgtaatttatcaatataccAGTCAGTAACTTTATCATCTAATAAATTAACAATATTCGCCTCTTGCCCTTCGAAAGGTATCACAACTGGTTTATCTACCAAATCCTGTACCAGTCTGGTTTTGTCAGTATTTTCCACCACTGGTACAAATGGCGATACTGGTAAGAATGTTTCCATCTTATAGTCTCCTCTTAAAATCATTAGCGACTGCTGGGAGTTCGgaaattttgatttatcaaaCGGGTCAGATTTAAACAATGCTAAACtattatcatttatatcaatTAAGCAGCTTTCAAAaccattattatttatttcttgtcCATACTTTAATAAATTTCCTTGATTAAGGGAATTTCTAAACAAAGGATTGGTTGACCACATAGGGTACATGAAATAGTTATGTTTTGGAAGTTTTAGCGGTAAATGTACATATTTCTTTATCACATAACGATGAATTTTGCGGATATTTGCTGCTTTACATATTGTGTACTTTAAAACAGGCTTTTGCTCTGACTTAgaatgaaaacacattaatttatcCCCAGACTGGTTTATGCTCACATGAACAGGGAGTGAATTATCAACAATGACAGCAATTCCAGCTGAGCTAATCCAGAACCAGTCCAGAATATTTCCAAACACGTTTGTCTCCCCTTTATAACTCTCCAAATCATATGTTCTATACAGCTGTAATGGAATGTCAGCTTTGTTAAGCGGCCATATTTGTTGATGAAGTAATGACCCGCCATACCATGTGAAATCAGACAGAGAGAAGCAGGTATGTGGTTTATAATTTTCAAATAGTGGCGTCCAAGTAAGGACCTGACATTTAGCATGTTCCTCGACAATATTTTCCACTTCCAATTTCACTTTCGGATACCAGGAAGCACAAAGGTATTTCGATAAATTATAAATAGCACAGTGACTAGGGTGGCCTCCTAATTCTTGAGAATCTGGCATCGAACCTcgcaaataaacattttttccctGCTTGTGGAAATACAGCCCTGTCTGGAAGTCGAACTCAATATCACCTAGCCATGCTTCTTTGATTTCTTGTTGAAGGTAAGTGAACGGCCTCCTCTTGAAGGAGATTATAGCATAAGTGAGTAGAGTGACAGTGAATACAACCAGAAGCCAGAACCTCCAAGTCTGTACAATCTGTAGCCATGGATacctgaaattcaaaatgaaattaaaatagaTCAATTTCAAAGCAAAATGTTCCAAATAGTTAATAATATACTAATGTATTTCAACTCAAATGTAAAGAAACTTGAAGCGTTTCAATCCGATTTCAGACTGATTCCTGGGAAAAACAAACCTGGTGTCACATGAGGAGAAGTTGTTGTTACACCTATAGAATATCTTCATACACACCATTTGAAAATGATGGTCAAGCTCATGACAGCTGCACAGCTAAACCCAAAGGCAATTATTTTCACAAGCATGGTTTATGATattaacaaatttcaaaatgagtaaTAATATATTTCCAAACATAAGTCACAATACACTTGTGGTATTCTAAAATACAGAAATGTTGCAAGACAGCAAGTCCTGCCATGCGCAATTTCAGCTTACAAATATATTATTGCCTCCAGCTAGAACCCTACATGATGCAACTTATATTCATAATGTCTGTATGTGTCCTAGATGCAATCATTTGGTAAAATAAACTTGTATTCCACTATAGGCTAGAAAGTCATTAATAAATCATGTAAAAAATCAAACCATTTACACAAATGTACAAAACCAAAAAATACATGGCAGTCACATATAGGAtaatgtttgtttcagtgcaagacGGAAATATTTATCACCTGGTGATCATCAAATTTTCCAAAACGGCATAGCCCAGAGTGGAACTGTAAGGTCTaatgatattttgatcttacacgtAAACCTAAATATCTTTTTGTTTCATATCTGTTCAACAGTTTCAACTAATTTTCATCACTTTTGAAGttcagttaaggtagttctgcacattcggatttttttattctgcaatgtgaattttattaaactctgatttttcaaaacttcagaatatacttaaaaaattcagcaattaaaaaagatagggtcgcatgcttgattttttgctggactgatttgaaaaatttgggccTCACGCactttttcataatgggagtctatgggaaaaccataaccttcataacatttttgcgaatagaattttttctacaatgtagattttaatgaaactaatcACAGTTGTAattaaacacatggcctataatttggtggaacgaaatgtataggtctgtgtgcttatttttgagatatttgaccatgattaaagtgaacagcACATTTTacgctaattttgagacattattttgaattgtttaatgtgtcaaatgttttaatatcatattttaactttagaaagatagtaacagtgccattgtaattaatttactcacaggttgccattaattcataaaattattttcatttccatatgccaaatccaggctttattctacattttccggataaatgacgtaatgccatcacttccggtttatcaaatgtgcagaactaccttaaagtgaaaaataaattcaatttttttttttattgtgaattACCATAATAttatatctatacatgtatatatatttcatcctaaaatttcaaaaatttactgaaaatcatgcaaaaaaaagagataaagtGTCTTACCTGGATCTGATTCGTCTCCACTGTAGCCTCAACATATCCCTGTCTAAAGTGTGCACTTATCTGAGAATCTACCTCTACATTTTCCCTTTTAGTTCCACTTCTTGACCACTCTGTCAACTCTTTACATCATCTTCAAGCAAACCTGAAtaaaaattgaatgaaactttgCACTTTGTAGAGAATGAAAGAATAACTtaatcattatatataatatacttaaaaaTGCTTACCGATAAGATCACACCATTTAATTGTGTACATAATTATAAACTCTtatcaaacaagagctcgtcgaacacgaaatgccccccttgatgcatttagtaattgcacaaggaacagaaattatatgctcactgtaaacaaaagttctaccattctggtttaatctgaccttgacatttaacctattaacctaacaagagattacagattgatctttgcgccatccactgagccatttttgaatgttccaaatttcaagactagctcaaagtcaaaatcaaggtcaaatttcatttaggtacaaaacaatgtgtatgtggtccaaatttgaaagcggtggcttgagaaatgtgaaagcaagtcactagatcaatttcaaggtaaagttcatttcggtaaacagaactatgcaattgcttcaaatttggaggctgtagcttgagaaatgtgaaagtaggtaatagataaaaatcaatgtaaaatttcaattcagaacacaaaaatatgcatgcagtccaaatttgaagcctgtaccttcaaaaatgtgaaagtaggtcactaggtcaatcttaagatcaaagttcatttcggtacacaaaactacgcatgggttcaaatttgaaggctgtagcttgagaaatgtgaaagtaggt includes these proteins:
- the LOC128555025 gene encoding myogenesis-regulating glycosidase-like translates to MLRLQWRRIRSRYPWLQIVQTWRFWLLVVFTVTLLTYAIISFKRRPFTYLQQEIKEAWLGDIEFDFQTGLYFHKQGKNVYLRGSMPDSQELGGHPSHCAIYNLSKYLCASWYPKVKLEVENIVEEHAKCQVLTWTPLFENYKPHTCFSLSDFTWYGGSLLHQQIWPLNKADIPLQLYRTYDLESYKGETNVFGNILDWFWISSAGIAVIVDNSLPVHVSINQSGDKLMCFHSKSEQKPVLKYTICKAANIRKIHRYVIKKYVHLPLKLPKHNYFMYPMWSTNPLFRNSLNQGNLLKYGQEINNNGFESCLIDINDNSLALFKSDPFDKSKFPNSQQSLMILRGDYKMETFLPVSPFVPVVENTDKTRLVQDLVDKPVVIPFEGQEANIVNLLDDKVTDWYIDKLQELKKEFGINGFHLIGGVSDYYNFSNNVFNSVDIEKFSRRFASSISEKMDLTVFSTFASKSQKGALFIQLPGQLSSWGNAGGLKSLIPSVLTLGVLGYPFVIPNTIGGMGTLKVINESYTERIKPDRELYIRWMGIAAYMPCMMFSYPPWLYDAEVVTIAKQFTKQHKEIVAPLVIKAAREFEHIGTPVIQPLWWTDPQDATSLTVDDEYLIGDTLLVAPIVSEGKTQRDIYIPQGKWKDMMNDVEVEAGTWIRDYHIPLDKVATFMKVKS